Below is a window of Hydrogenimonas sp. DNA.
CAAGATAAGAGTGCCGACGAGATTTTGCAGATAACGGTCTGTGAGCCGGCGATGGGGAGCGCCGCCTTTTTGAATGAAGCCATCAACCAGCTGAGTGAAGCCTACCTTCAGCGCAAACAGATCGAAACGGGTGAACGCATCTCTCATGACAAATACATTTTGGAGCGCCAGAAGGTCAAGATGTACCTGGCGGACAACAACGTCTTCGGGGTGGACCTGAACCCTACCGCCGTGGAACTCGCGGAGATCTCACTCTGGCTCAACGCACTCTTTGCCGATGAGAACGAAAGCTTCATCCCATGGTTCGGCCTGCAGCTTGTCAACGGCAACTCATTGATCGGAGCAAGAAGAGAAGTGTATGAAATCTCTGCCTTGAAAGCCAAAAACAAAGAATTGCTCTGGTACAAAGATGCTCCCAGGCGACTCTCTCCCAAAAGTCTCTGGCTGCCAAAAAAGCGAAAAACCCGCACACAGGCGCAAGAAGGGGGTTCACTCTTCGACGATCATACGAAACTGCCGCCGGAGAGCGTCGTAGAAGAGCCGGAACAAAAGAGCGCGGGGCGCAAAGTGGAGAGTGAGGTGTACCACTTCCTGCTGGGCGACAAGGCGATGGCCGACTACAGCGACAAAGTGGTCAAAACCCTTAAAAAAGAGCAGATCGAGACCATCAAAAACCGGCAAAAAAATTTTATCAAGCCCTACAGCGACCGGGAGATCGAGATTTTGCTCGCACTCTCCAGCTCCATCGACAAACTCTGGCAGGAGCATACCCGCCACCAGCACGAGATGCGCAAAAAGACCACAGATCCCCTCAAGGTCTGGGGGCAGCCGGGCAGCGAGCGCAAGCTTACCGACCTCAAGTTCAAGGACACGGTGCTGCAAAAAGAGCGAAACTCCCTATCGGTCAAAAGCTCCTCTCCCTACCGGCGGCTCAAGATGGTGATGGACTACTGGTGCGCACTCTGGTTCTGGCCCATCGACGAGGCGGACAAGCTCCCAACACGCGCGCAGTTTTTTGAAGATATCTCCCGTCTGGTGGACAAACGCGGCGATATATTGATGGATCTGGACAAAGATCTTTTCAGCGAAACGATGGACGAGGAGGAGATTCGCCTGCAGCTCGATGAACTGGGCTTTATCGATGTGGATGAGCTGATAGCCAAAAACGAGCGGCTGCAGGTGGTGCAGCGGGTAGCCAAAGCGCAGAAGTTTCTGCACTGGGAACTGGAGTTTGCCGACATCTTCGCCAAGCGGGGCGGCTTCGACCTGATTCTCGGAAATCCGCCGTGGCTGAAGGTGGAGTGGAACGAAGGCGGCATCATGGGCGAGGCCAATCCACTCTTTGAGATACGAAAGTTCAGTGCCAGCAGGCTCAATGAGCTGCGAAGCGAGACTTTTAAGAAGTATCCGAAACTCTTTAGCGACTATATCGCCGAGTATGAGAGCGCGGAAGCGACGCAAAATTTCCTAAATGCCGCAACCAACTACCCGCTGCTCAAAGGGGTGCAGACCAATCTCTACAAATGCTTTCTCCCAACCGCATGGAGAGTAGGCAACAAAAAAGCGGTTACGGGACTGCTGCATCCCGAAGGGGTTTATGACGATCCCAAGGGCGGAGGACTTAGGAGGGAAATTTACAAGCGGTTGAAGTATCATTTCCAGTTTCAGAATGGTAAAAATCTTTTCCCAATTGCGCATAGAGCAAAATTTAGTACAAATATCTTTTTCAATGCCAACAAAGAGGTCAATTTTACAACGATCGCCAATCTTTTTTTACCCCAAACCATCGATGCCTCTTTCGAGCACAGCGGAGAAGGGGCTGTTGGCGGCATCAAAAATGATGAGAACAGGTGGAATATAGAGGGCCACAAACACCGTATCGTCCCCATCACCAAAGAGGAGTTGAAATTTTTGCAAGACTCTATGACGAAGAGGGTACACATTGGCTCGAAGCGCGCCTGCCCGCCATCCATGCCGTCGAGCTGCTGAGCGTTTTGCGAAAGTTCGCCGACTATCCCCGCAGGCTTTCGGATATCAAAGAGGAGTACTACTCAACGGTTATGTTCGATGAGACATATGCGCAAAGAGATGACATTATCAAACGCGAAACCACATTTGTCGATTCTCCCGATCGATTGATTCTTTCCGGCCCCCATTTTATGGTGGGAAATCCACTCTACAAAACCCCGAGAAGTGTTTGTACGGAGAAGGGTCATTACGATGTCATCGACCATACCATCATCCCCGACGACTACCTGCCCCGCACCAACTATGTGCCGCTGGCGGCGGATTATGAAGAGAGAATACCGACGGTCGATTTTGGGGAGGGGAGGCGGAAGGTTACGGAGTTTTATCGATATATTCATAGAGCAATGTTGTCGCAAGCAGGAGAAAGAACATTAGTTCCTATCATTGGTATAAAAAAATGCGCTCATATAGATTCAATTTTTAGTATCGCTTTCGACAACAATGATGAAATGATTAAATTCTCTTCAACTATGCATTCACTAATTTTAGATTTTATTATAAAAACAACAGGAAAATCAAAATTAAGAGGCGACATTACCAAGCATATGCCATTGATAGATTTCGATATAAAATTAAAAAATAGAACTTTAGTTTTGAATTGTCTCACAATTTACTACGAAGAACTATGGGAGGAACAGTTCAATCCTTCTTTCACCAAAGACCGATGGACCAAACCCGACGACCCGCGTCTCAACCAAGACTTTTTCAAAAACCTTACACCACACTGGCAGCGCAATGTCGCGTTGCGTACCGACTACGAGCGCCGTCAGGCGCTGGTGGAGATCGATGTATTGGTGGCGCAGGAGCTGGGTTTGAGCCTCGAAGAGCTTAAAACCATCTACCGCATCCAGTTCCCCGTCCTCAAACAAAACGAAGCCGAAACCTACTACGACATGAACGGACGCATCGTCTTCACTGTCTCCAAAGGCCTCACAGGCGTAGGACTCCCCAGAAAAGCCCGCAAAACCGACCGCCCCTGCAAAATCGTCATCGACGGCATCGAAGAGGAGCGCGTCATAGGCTGGGAGGACATCGCAGACTTCCCCGAAGGCGAGATCCACCAAACCATCACCGACGACACCATGCCCGGCGGGCCGATTGAGCGCACCGTCTTTTACAAAGCTCCGTTTGCCAAGTGCGACAGAGAGAAAGATTACGAGATCGCATGGGCGGAGTTTGAGAGGAGGAAAGCAAAATTATGATAAAGCCTGATTGGAATCGATTCAAGACAAAGTTTAGTGAAAATCCTCATGACGCCTTTGAATGGTTTGCATATCTTCTGTTTTGCAAAGAGTTTAATAAGCCATCAGGAATTTTTCGTTATAAAAACCAATCGGCAATAGAGACAGAGCCTGTTATTATGGGAGAAGAGGTTATTGGCTGGCAGGCCAAGTTCTATGAAGACACCCTGTCGAGACATAAAACAGATTTGTTGGAGACTATTAAAAAAGCGAGGAGAGATTATCCAAATTTAACTAAACTGATTTTTTACACCAATTCTCAATGGGGACAAGGCCGAGGTGCCAACAATGCTCCTAAACTTAAAATTGAAATTGAAAAAAAAGCAAAAGAATTAAACATTACCATAGAATGGAGGATAGACAGTTATTTTGAATCACCCTTTGTAGCAATTGATCAAAAAATTATTTCCAGTTATTTTTTTAGTGAATCACCTCTCATAGATTTGAATCCTGCAAAGGGCTGGTTTCCTTATGAAAACTGGTCTAATCCTTCACAAGGCTTGGATGAAGAGTTTTTTATTAGCGACGAAGCTGTAATTTTTAATGACCAAAATGAAAAAAAACCTGTATTAGATGGATTGAATGAAGTCAGAAACACTCTTTCAAAAGAGCAAGGTGTTGTTCGATTGGTAGGGCTTTCAGGTGTTGGGAAAACAAGATTCGTACAAGCCGTTTTCGATGAAAGAATAGGAGAAAACGCACTTGATCCGTTAATGGTTTGTTATGCAGATATGTCGAGAGAACCAAATCCATCACCTTTAGCTATGGCTGAAACACTTTTTGAATTGAAAGAACGAGTTGTATTAATTGTCGATAACTGCCCTCCCGACTTACATAGAGAGCTTGTAAAGATTGTTACAAAAGAAAAGAGTCATATTAGTCTTTTAACCGTGGAGTATGATATAAAGGATGATAAACCAGAGGAAACTTCTGTATTTAAACTTGAGCCAAATAGCATAAGAGTTATTGAAAAAATACTTGAAAATAGATTTCCATATATCGGATATGTCGATAGGGGAAAAATTGCAGAGTTTTCCGGAGGCAACGCAAGAGTAGCCATCGCTTTGGCGAACACTGTTGGCCAGGGTGAATCACTTTCGGGACTTCGCGACAGTGAACTGTTTAAAAGACTATTTCTGCAAAGACATGAACAAGATAATAATCTAATGAAAAGCGCAGAAGCACTTTCACTTGTCTATTCATTTAGCGGAAAAGAGACCGATGAAAATTCCGAGTTGCATTTTTTGGCAAAAATAGCTGGAAAAGATGTGTATAAATTGTACAGGGATGTACAGGAGTTGAAAAAAAGAGGCTTGGTTCAAGAAAGAGGAGTCTGGAGAGCTTTGCTTCCACAGGCTATAGCAAACCGATTGGCCAAACAGGCACTTGAATATATGCCACCTTATATAATAAGTAAAATGATTTTATCATCCGCCAATGAAAGACTTATAAAATCTTTTGCTCATAGACTCTCCTTTTTGCATGATTCGACAGAGGCCAAAGAAATAGTAGAAAAATGGTTGGATGAAATTGGTTGGTTGGGGAAGGAAGAATGTAATTTCAATGACTTTGGAATGGTTATTTTCCGTTATGTTGCGCCTGTGCTTCCAAATAAAGTATTGAAGTGCATTGAGAGAGCCGCTATAAGTAGAGGCGAAGATTTTTTGAGCCCTTCAAAAAACATCGAGACAATGGAATTTGTGCATATTTTAAGACATGTTGCTTATGAGACGGAATATTTTGAAAGAGCTGTTGATCTGATTTTAGAATTTTTATATTTTGAAAAGAAAAATGGTAAAGAGAACAGTATAGAAGAAATTTTGAAGTCGTTATTTTGGCCAGTGCTCTCAGGAACTCATGCACCACCTCATTTACGCAAAGTTTTTATAAAAAAATTGCTGGAATCTGAGAACCTGATAAAACAGGATATAGGATTTGAACTTCTTGAGGCTTCTTTAGAGACCGACTATTTTACTTCTCCTTATGGTTTTGATTTTGGAGCTAGACCTAGAGACTTTGGATGGGAACCTAAAACCAACCAAGAAAAATCATTATGGTACAGTTTATTTATTGAAGTATGTGTAAACCTTGCTTTGTCTGAGCATCGTTTATCAAAAAGAGCCAAAAAACTTTTGGCTGATAGGTTTATGGGTTTATGGAACAATTCCTTTAATTTCGATTTACTTGAAGATGTAATAAGACGACTCAATGAAGATGAACCATGGATAGAAGGATGGCTTGCCGTAAAAGAAGCAATCCGGTTCGATAAAGAGAGATATTCTCCTGAAGTTTTGGCGAGAATATCGAACCTAGAAAAGTTTTTAAGGCCAAAAACACTTTATGAAAATGCACTGGTTTTTACACAGGAAGATGTGAATTACGCATATGAGTGTTTTGATTTTGAAGAAGACGAAGAGAGGAGAAAGTGCGAAGAGACACTTCGAAAAAAAGCTTTTGAAACTGGTGAAAACTTGGTAATTGAGCAAGAATTGTTTTTATTATTGCTACCGCGAATTGTTACTTCAAATAATTACATGCTTGGGGTATTGTTGAAGGGTGTCATTTCAAAATATACTGATAAAAAAGAATTATGGAATGTATTATATGAGCAATATAGAAAAACTCCAAAAGAAAAAAGGCGGCTCGATGCAATTAATGCTGTTTTAGGATTTTGGTTTGAAAATGATATGGAGTTTTTCAACAAAACAATGGATTTTCTGTTGGAGGATGAAATATTTGCAGATTATTTTCCGGTGTTGCAAATCAATTATCTTGATAAAAATGGATTGCGTAGGTTGCATAAAGCCTTGGATTTGAATATAGCACCATTGCGGCGATACATAATTTTGGCTTACGGTCGCAGTCATGAAAGATTGAGCGATGAGGACTTGTATGAGTTGTTAGAACATATTCTCGCATTAGATGGCGGTTTGGAGGTAGCTTCTGAAATTTTATCGATGCGTTTTCACGGTAGAACCGAGGAAAAGCATTTTGAAAAACTCATCGAACTTGGATATAGAATATTGCAACAGTTTCCTTTCCTCGACGCTTCCAGTAGCCATAGTGACCATATGATTGAGATTATTGCTAAAACATGTTTTGGAAACAACCATAGTGAAACAAAGGTAAAAATTATTTGTGAAAATATCATAACTTTATTTAAAAATAATTATCGTAGATTTGATTTTCACCGATTCAAAAAGGTATTGGCAGTTTACTACCCTTCTGTATTTTTAGATTTCATATTTAATTTAGAAAATAATAAAAATAATATTCATTTAATTGATCGATGTAAAAAGATAGATGTAAATATAGATGATGAAACTATTTTACTGTGGTGCAAAGATAAACCTGATATAAATATAGCGTTTATTCTTAAAAATATACAAATTTTTGATGACAATAAAAATTTAAGAATGATAATATATAAATTGTTGGAAGAATATGGTGATTTGGAGGAAGGATTAGAGTTGCTTTATCAATCTTCAATTTCTTGGTCGTGGATAAATTCTGAAGTTAATCGGTATGAAAACTGCAGGTTATTTTTAAATGGACTAAAAAAATCGGACAATAAAATTATAAGAAAATGGGCAAATAGGAAATATAAAGAATATTTGAAAGTAATTAATGATATTAAAAAAATAGAAAGCGAGGAGGAATCTAGAATATATGAAAGATTTGAATAAACTAATTAAATTAAGTGATTATTTAGTATGTTAAAGCAAGATAGCAGTCCAAAAATTATGACATTACTTGATGTTACAGAAAATCATCTAAAGATATTGGAGAGGTTAATTTGAATGTGATAGTAAATGAGTAAAGGAGAACAATATGCTACTATCTAAACAAAAGGCCCTCCAGTATCTTCACGATTCTCTTCAAAGAGACAATATCGATTTCCGCGAAGATCAATGGGAAGCCATTGACGCTGTAGTTAACAAAAACAAAAAGCTCCTCGTCGTACAAAAAACCGGATGGGGAAAGAGCAGCGTATATTTCATCTCTACCAAATATATGCGTGAGCAGGGCAAAGGGCTTAGCATCATTATCTCGCCACTGCTGGCCTTGATGCGCAACCAGATCGATTCCGCTAAAAAACTGGGACTTAAAACCGTTACAATCAACTCCTCCAATACCGAAGAGTGGGATCAGATCAAATCTGAGATCTTGGCAGATAGGGTTGATGCTCTGCTTATATCGCCCGAACGACTTTCGAATGAAAAATTTATGCAAGAAGTGTTAGAGCCTATAGCGGGCAATATCGGCCTTTTTGTCATTGATGAGGCGCATTGCATAAGCGACTGGGGACATGACTTCAGACCTGACTATCGGCGTATCACCAACATTCTCAAGCAGATGCCGGCCAATACTCCTATATTGGCGACGACAGCGACGGCCAACGACCGAGTCATCGAAGATATAGAACAGCAGATTCACGGCCTTTCGACGCTTCGGGGGAGTTTGAGCAGAGAGAGCCTCAGCCTTCATACCATTAGACTGCCGGAACCTTCGCACAGATTGGCCTGGCTGGCGGAACATATACCAACCTTTAAAGGTTCCGGTATCGTATATGTTCTTACGCAGCGTGATGCCCGCATTGTCTCTGAGTGGCTCAATAAAAACGGCATTGGCGCCGAGGCCTACTACAGCGGTGTCGAACACGAAGATTTCGAAAGTAAAGACGACTATAGGATCTATTTGGAAAACAGGCTTCTGAACAATGAGATCAAAGTATTGGTCGCAACATCGGCGCTTGGCATGGGGTTCGACAAGCCCGACCTCGGTTTTGTCGTGCATTACCAGGCACCCGGATCGATTATAAGCTATTATCAGCAGGTCGGGCGTGCTGGGCGCGGGATAGAGAATGCTTACGGTGTATTGCTTAGCGGTCATGAAGATGACGATATTCACGAGTTTTTCAGAAGTTCATCTTTTCCGAAAGAGGAGAACATTCAATCGATACTGGATGAATTGGCTCAAAGCGACGGACTTTCCATAGTTGAACTGCAAAAACGTTTGAATCTTTCTCAAAGGGAAGTTGACAAAACGCTGAAATATCTCAATGTAGAACAGCCGGCCCCAGTAGTGAAGATGGGGAGCAAATGGCACCGAACGCCAAATGTCTACCGGTTCGACCGTGAAAAAGTTGAAGCTGTGCTTGAAATTAGAAAAAAAGAGTGGGATGAGATGCAGGAGTATCTCGATACCGACGAGTGCCTTATGAAGTTTTTACAAGTTGTACTCAACGACCCGCACCCCAAAGAGTGCCGTCGGTGTGGGAACTGCACGACCATGATGAGCGGGGCGTTCAGTCATGAAAATGGATTGAAGGCGGCAGAATTTTTGCGAAAGAGTGAAATCGTTTTTATTCCCAAAAAGCAGGTGAAACTCGATGCACTCTCGGAATACGGTATTCGAGGAAATATCAAGGCCGATTTGAGAGCCGAGGAGGGGCGCATACTTTCTCGCTGGGAAGATGCCGGCTGGGGTAGAGTTGTAGCACAGGACAAACACAGCGGCTATTTTCGTGACGAACTGGTTGACGGTATGGTGGAGATGATAAAAAAATGGAACCCAAACCCTTTTCCAACCTGGGTTACCTGTGTGCCGTCACACCGGCATCCGGATTTGGTGCCTTCATTGGCCAAAAGGGTGGCAGACAAACTTGGGCTTCCTTTTGTCCCGGCAGTTAAAAAAGTCAAAGAAAACGCGCCGCAAAAGCAGATGAACAATACCTATCATCAGGCAAAAAACCTCGACGGTGTTTTTGAGGTAAGCGGCAGTATGGATGGACCGGTGTTCCTGGTCGATGACGTCATAGACTCCGGCTGGACTGCAACCGTTATAGCACTCTTGCTCAGAAGCGATGGTTCCGGCCCGGTCTATCCGGTAGCCCTTGCGACGACAGGGAAAATGTAATGAATATAACAAACCTTAATTCTCAAGCAATTATTTTATTGACGGCATACTTCAACAAGGGTGACAAACCTTTGACGATTACGGAGTATGGAAGATTTGCCCAATGGCTTCGAAGCGAAGGCATGACTCCCGCCGACCTGCTCCAAAACAATCCTGAAAAAATCGTCGATGGGTATGAAGACAAAAAGGTTACCGGGGAAAGGATTTTGTCACTTCTTGAGCGCGGAAATGCAATGGCCATAGCGATGCAGAAGTGGCAAAATGCCGGTATATGGGTTATTACCCGAGCAGACGATGAGTATCCTAAGCGGCTGAAAAAGAGGATGGGGCAGAAGTGTCCACCAATTCTTTATGGAGCAGGCAATAAAAAGATTCTGCGCACGAAAGGCGTTGCCATTATTGGTTCCAGAGATGTCAGTGATGCCGATCTGGATTTTACTTTCAAGCTGGGAGAGAAACTGGCCCTTTCCGGTTATAGTGTTGTTTCCGGGGCAGCGAGAGGTGTGGATGAGGCGTCGATGATGGGTTCAATTCATGCAGATGGTACGACCATAGGTGTTGTGGCCGATGGTTTGATGCAAAAGACCCTCTCGAAGAAATATCGTGATGCGATCATGAACAACAATTTGGTGCTGATAAGTCCTTACTACCCCGAAGCACGATTCAGTGTGGGTAATGCCATGGGGCGCAATAAGTACATTTATGCGTTGGCGGAGTCTTCCATTGTGGTCTACTCCGGATTGAGTGGCGGTACATGGGAGGGTGCAAAAGAGAATCTCAAACATCAATGGGTGCCGCTTTTTGTAAAAGAGAAGATCGATGAACGTTCCGGAAACAGCAAACTGTTGGAGATGGGCGGGTTGCCGCTTGATAAAGATATTTTGGATAGAGAGGATATGGAGTTTCTGTTTGTTGTACCGAAAAGCAAAAATGTATCGGAGGATACTTCGGTTACAGGTGAAAATAGAGAGTCCATCGACCTTGAGGAGAAAATATTACAGGTTGTAAAAGGCAGAAAACTGACAATTTCAGAGATTGCCAGCGAGATAGATGAAGAGGAAAAAAGTGTCAAGAAAGTGGTTGAAACACTTGTCAAAACAAAAGAATTGCAAAAACATAGAAATAGACCTTTGAAATTCAGCAGAATAGATAAACTACCCGGAATGGCATAATAAGCTCTCCGGACTGGAAAGATTATCTATGGATAGGAAAATCGATATCCGGAAGCATGGTT
It encodes the following:
- a CDS encoding type II restriction enzyme, methylase subunits; translated protein: MSLVGIINENEFYTSHYLSEIFEKDIKERIDIWSAKAQEDERHIPPYKELRSMAGDYFAMLDKLRKKHLTTPEKLELSRAFIQRLLWVLGYETQPEREELEAGFVPLLCRIDRADHSPLLWILESHCSEPCDVLKSVPIEDQFGPLEDGIEAENYDEIITSHIFSLEEPPRWVMLVSAWQIVLIDRAKWAQKRFLRFDLEEIFGRKEEATIKAVTALLHVDSLAPADGISLLDTLDENSHKHAFGVTEDLKYALREAIELLANEALRYAKEQRPELLDTPDLDTVLSRESLRYMYRLLFIFYIESRPELGYVPIRSAAYLKGYSLENLRDLELMPLVSDQDKNGYFFDDSIRLLFDMIYHGRSYTHRQNGRELFEISPLRSHLFDSDHTPLLDSVKLRNHVWQAIIRSLSLSRPGNGKKGRGRISYANLGINQLGAVYEALLSYKGFIARETLYEVKKAGTHPTPLENAYFVTESQLADYKEEERVFDSEGKLVRYPAGTFIYRLAGRDREKSASYYTPEVLTRSLVKYALKELLQDKSADEILQITVCEPAMGSAAFLNEAINQLSEAYLQRKQIETGERISHDKYILERQKVKMYLADNNVFGVDLNPTAVELAEISLWLNALFADENESFIPWFGLQLVNGNSLIGARREVYEISALKAKNKELLWYKDAPRRLSPKSLWLPKKRKTRTQAQEGGSLFDDHTKLPPESVVEEPEQKSAGRKVESEVYHFLLGDKAMADYSDKVVKTLKKEQIETIKNRQKNFIKPYSDREIEILLALSSSIDKLWQEHTRHQHEMRKKTTDPLKVWGQPGSERKLTDLKFKDTVLQKERNSLSVKSSSPYRRLKMVMDYWCALWFWPIDEADKLPTRAQFFEDISRLVDKRGDILMDLDKDLFSETMDEEEIRLQLDELGFIDVDELIAKNERLQVVQRVAKAQKFLHWELEFADIFAKRGGFDLILGNPPWLKVEWNEGGIMGEANPLFEIRKFSASRLNELRSETFKKYPKLFSDYIAEYESAEATQNFLNAATNYPLLKGVQTNLYKCFLPTAWRVGNKKAVTGLLHPEGVYDDPKGGGLRREIYKRLKYHFQFQNGKNLFPIAHRAKFSTNIFFNANKEVNFTTIANLFLPQTIDASFEHSGEGAVGGIKNDENRWNIEGHKHRIVPITKEELKFLQDSMTKRVHIGSKRACPPSMPSSC
- a CDS encoding type II restriction enzyme, methylase subunits; translated protein: MRKFADYPRRLSDIKEEYYSTVMFDETYAQRDDIIKRETTFVDSPDRLILSGPHFMVGNPLYKTPRSVCTEKGHYDVIDHTIIPDDYLPRTNYVPLAADYEERIPTVDFGEGRRKVTEFYRYIHRAMLSQAGERTLVPIIGIKKCAHIDSIFSIAFDNNDEMIKFSSTMHSLILDFIIKTTGKSKLRGDITKHMPLIDFDIKLKNRTLVLNCLTIYYEELWEEQFNPSFTKDRWTKPDDPRLNQDFFKNLTPHWQRNVALRTDYERRQALVEIDVLVAQELGLSLEELKTIYRIQFPVLKQNEAETYYDMNGRIVFTVSKGLTGVGLPRKARKTDRPCKIVIDGIEEERVIGWEDIADFPEGEIHQTITDDTMPGGPIERTVFYKAPFAKCDREKDYEIAWAEFERRKAKL
- a CDS encoding ATP-dependent DNA helicase RecQ; this encodes MLLSKQKALQYLHDSLQRDNIDFREDQWEAIDAVVNKNKKLLVVQKTGWGKSSVYFISTKYMREQGKGLSIIISPLLALMRNQIDSAKKLGLKTVTINSSNTEEWDQIKSEILADRVDALLISPERLSNEKFMQEVLEPIAGNIGLFVIDEAHCISDWGHDFRPDYRRITNILKQMPANTPILATTATANDRVIEDIEQQIHGLSTLRGSLSRESLSLHTIRLPEPSHRLAWLAEHIPTFKGSGIVYVLTQRDARIVSEWLNKNGIGAEAYYSGVEHEDFESKDDYRIYLENRLLNNEIKVLVATSALGMGFDKPDLGFVVHYQAPGSIISYYQQVGRAGRGIENAYGVLLSGHEDDDIHEFFRSSSFPKEENIQSILDELAQSDGLSIVELQKRLNLSQREVDKTLKYLNVEQPAPVVKMGSKWHRTPNVYRFDREKVEAVLEIRKKEWDEMQEYLDTDECLMKFLQVVLNDPHPKECRRCGNCTTMMSGAFSHENGLKAAEFLRKSEIVFIPKKQVKLDALSEYGIRGNIKADLRAEEGRILSRWEDAGWGRVVAQDKHSGYFRDELVDGMVEMIKKWNPNPFPTWVTCVPSHRHPDLVPSLAKRVADKLGLPFVPAVKKVKENAPQKQMNNTYHQAKNLDGVFEVSGSMDGPVFLVDDVIDSGWTATVIALLLRSDGSGPVYPVALATTGKM
- a CDS encoding putative DNA processing chain A, with the protein product MTAYFNKGDKPLTITEYGRFAQWLRSEGMTPADLLQNNPEKIVDGYEDKKVTGERILSLLERGNAMAIAMQKWQNAGIWVITRADDEYPKRLKKRMGQKCPPILYGAGNKKILRTKGVAIIGSRDVSDADLDFTFKLGEKLALSGYSVVSGAARGVDEASMMGSIHADGTTIGVVADGLMQKTLSKKYRDAIMNNNLVLISPYYPEARFSVGNAMGRNKYIYALAESSIVVYSGLSGGTWEGAKENLKHQWVPLFVKEKIDERSGNSKLLEMGGLPLDKDILDREDMEFLFVVPKSKNVSEDTSVTGENRESIDLEEKILQVVKGRKLTISEIASEIDEEEKSVKKVVETLVKTKELQKHRNRPLKFSRIDKLPGMA